From Helicoverpa zea isolate HzStark_Cry1AcR chromosome 12, ilHelZeax1.1, whole genome shotgun sequence:
attaaaatcagttcagtactttagacatgaaagcgtaacagacaggcaGAGCTACTTTGGaaatttataataggtattagtAGGGATATTAAAACACACACGAAAAACTATCATATCACAGGCTTGGCCTAACGCAATAGTGTACTTGCAAGTACTTACGCTTACGTAGTGTTGGCTAACTCTTTACATATTAGTAACATATGACAATCATTGAAACCTTTTAAAACTACATAGAGCCCTGAAAACCAAGGTTCTCATgggtgtcaatttttttttgcaattgatTGCatgtacagttaccggcacggatgtcgagCCCTGACCtttacctgcgcagaagcgatttactgccttattgccttatgcgtacgggtgcgcaaagcgatccccactcttccgccgagagcccgacatccgtgccggtaactgtacaaCACTGGCAAAAAGCAAGTACAAGTATAGAAAGCATAGGTAGTAGTGTGTAatgttgtgtgtgtgtggtgGCAGGACTGCACGGGCTGCCGGAGCGCAACGGCAAGCTGAAGGACCTGGCGCACTTCGACGCCACGTTCTTCGGCGTGCACGCCAAGCAGGCGCACCTCATGGACCCGCAGCTGCGCCTGCTGCTGGAGCTCACGCACGAGACCATCATCGACGCCGGCATCAACCCCGGCGAGCTGCGCGGCTCGCGCACCGGCGTCTACGTGGGCGTCTCCAACTCCGAGACCGAGGAGATGTGGACCGTCGACCCCGACAAGATCAACGGCTACGCGCTGACGGGCTGCTGCCGCGCCATGTTCCCCAACCGCATCTCCTACACGTTCGACCTGAAGGGGCCCTCGTTCGCCGTGGACACGGCCTGCTCCAGCTCCATGTTCGCACTGGCGCAGGCGGCCACGGCCATCCGCGCCGGCCACTGCGACGCGGCCATCGTGGCCGGCACCAACCTGTGCCTCAAGCCCGCCAACTCGCTCAACTTCCACCGGCTGAGCATGCTGTCGCCAGAGGGCCGCTGCGCCGCGTTCGACGCCAGCGGGCGCGGCTACGTGCGCTCCGAGGCGGCCGTGGCCGTGCTGCTGCAGCGgcgcagcgcggcgcggcgcgtcTACTGCACGCTGCGCGGCTTGCGCGTCAACACGGACGGCGCCAAGGACCAGGGCATCACCTTCCCCTCCGGCGACATGCAGCGCCGCCTCGCCGAGGAGACCTTCGCCGAGGCCAAGCTGCGCCCCAGCGACGTCGTCTACGTCGAGGCGCACGGCACCGGCACCAAGGTACCACACGTCAACTTCTCTCATTCAAATGCTCAAGTTAAGATAAATCTGCTCTAAGTTAGTTcaagttgaaaaaaaatatacaagttcTCAGTGGTGTAGCTAGGTAACCACGGGCTTGTCTGGGGCCATAGACACTTGCAGACCTATTTGTCCTGACGAAGCTATGGTTCCTCAGGTGGGCGACCCGCAAGAGGTGAACGCCATCGCGGAGCTGTTCTGCAAGGGGCGCAAGGGGCCACTGCTGCTGGGCTCGGTCAAGTCTAACATGGGTCACTCGGAGCCCGCGTCCGGCCTGTGCTCCGTCGCCAAAGTAGTGGTCGCGATGGAGCGCGGCGTCATTCCCGGCAACCTTCACTACAAGAACGCCAACCCCGACATCCCGGCGCTGAGCGACGGCAGGATCAAGGTAGGCAGCCGCctcgcggcggcgcggcgcagTCGGCCCCGGCCGGAGCGCCCGCTGCAGCCCTGTCCTTGCGCAGGTGGTGGACCGCAACACGGAGTGGGACGGCGGCCTGGTGGCCATCAACTCGTTCGGGTTCGGCGGCGCCAACGCGCACGTGATCTTCGAGTCGGagccgggcggcggcgcggcgcggacGCCGGCGCGCTACGCCGTGCCGCGCGTGGTGCTGGCGTCGGGCCGCACGGAGGACGCGGTGCGCGAGCTCACGGCGCTGGCGGCGCAGCACGCGCGCGACGCCGGCCTGCACGCGCTGCTGGACGCCGTGCACCGCCACAACATCCCCGGCCACTCGCACCGCGGCTTCGCCGTGCTCACCGACCCGCCCATCGAGGAATGCGCTGTCAGTACGCTCGCCACTGATTTACCACATTTGGCTTCtcggaacaaaataaataatattattaattacgcAATTACTCAGGAAGTGGAGAGCGGCGAACCGCGACCTGTGTGGTTCGTGTTCTCGGGTATGGGCTCGCAGTGGCCCGGCATGGCCAAGTCGCTGATGCAGCTGCCGGTGTTCGCGGCCAGCGTGAACCGGTCGGCGGCGGCGCTGCGGCCGCACAACATCGACCTCGTCAAGATCATCACGGAGGCGCCGGCGGCGGCCTTCGACGACGTCATCAACTCGTTCGTGTCCATCGCGGCCGTGCAGGTGGCGCTGGTGGACGTGCTGCGCGCGCTCGAGATCCGCCCCGACGGCATCGTGGGCCACTCCGTGGGCGAGATCGGTGAGTAGAGGCCCCCCCGCCCCCCGCCCCCGCCCCCGGCCGGGCCGCAGAGTGTGACGCGCGTGGTGTGCAGGGTGCGCGTACGCCGACGAGACGCTGACGGCGGAGCAGGCGGTGCTGGCGGCGTACTGGCGCGGGCGCAGCATCGTGGACGCCAAGCTGCCGCCGGGCGCGATGGCGGCGGTGGGGCTGTCCTGGGAGCAGTGCGAGGCGCGCTGCCCGCCCGACGTCGTGCCCGCCTGCCACAACGCCAACGACAGCGTCACGGTAACTACTATTCGGATGAATTCTACAAATGACTGTAAAACTATCtaatatacagagtgtgtcgtacgtacctaatcacattaaattaaatctatactaatattataaagctgaagagtttgtttgtttgtttgaacgcgctaatctcaggaatcgCGCTTATCCGAGATAGAACCCGGatcaaaagtagcctatagctttcctcgataaatgggctatctaacaccgaaagaattgttcaaatcggaccagtagttcctgagattagcgcgttcaaacaaacaaacaaacttttcagctttataatgctagttataaagaaatagtttgtgaaatatttaacaatGAAATTGCCTTGCCGTCAATTTTACTGCCTTGGTTTTTCTAGtgttaatgtgattaggtacgacacacccgatacatATAATAACTGTAAAATATGAAACGTGCGTGGTGCGCAGATCTCCGGGCCCGTGGAGTCGCTGGAGAAGTTCGTGGCGACGCTGTCGGCGGAGGGCACGTTCGCGCGGCGCGTCAACAGCTCGGGCGTCGCCTTCCACAGCAAGTACatcgccgccgccgcgccgctgctGCGCCGCAGCCTCGAGAAGGTCATCCCCGAGCCCAAGCCGCGCTCCGCCCGCTGGGTGTCCTCCTCGCTGCCGCGCGACAAGTGGAACTCCGACCTCGGTGACTGGCGCTTCTCGACTCCGCATCGCAACCTATTCACATGTGAAACGCGTAATTAATATCGCATCTGCGATCGCAGCCAAGCTGAGCGACGCCAACTACCACGTGAACAACCTGCTGTCGCCGGTGCGGTTCGCGGACGCCGTGCGCGAGGTGCCGGAGCGCGCGCTGCTGGTGGAGGTGGCGCCGCACGCGCTGCTGCAGGCCGTGCTCAAGCGGGCCcggcccgcgcccgccgcgcacgTGCCGCTCGTGCGGCGCGACGCGCCCGACGCGCTGGCGCACCTGCTGGCGGCCGCCGGGCGCCTGTACGCCGCGGGCGCGCAGCCGCACGTGGCGCGCCTGTACCCCGCCGTGCCCTTCCCCGTGCCGCGCGGCACGCCGGGGCTGGCGTCGCGCGTGCGCTGGGACCACGCGCTGGAGTGGAGCGTGGCGCACTTCGGCAGCGCCTCGCGCTCCGGCGAGAACGTCATCGAGTACGACGTGTCGCGCGCCGACGACGGCTTCATCACCGGCCACAACATCGACGGCCGCGTGCTGTTCCCCGCCACCGGCTACCTGGTgagtgtgtgtctgtgtgtacccccgcgccccgcgcctcCGCGCCTCCGCGACGCGTGCTCACGTGCTTGTCTCCTTGCAGACTCTCGTTTGGAGAACTATGGCGAAACTCCACAACAGAAAACCTGAAGAGACCCCCATAGTGATGGAGAACATTCAGTTCCGGCGCGCCACCATCGTGTCGCGCGACACGCCCGTGCGGTTCCTCATCAACGTGCTGGACGGCACCGGCGAGTTCGACGTGTGCGAGGGCGGCGCCGTGGTGGTGACGGGCACCGTGCGCCTGGCCGACGACCCCGCCGCCGAGCGCCTGCGGGACCTGGACACCGCCCCGCCGCGCCAGGAGGACGGCCTGCTGCCGCTCGTCACCGACGACATCTACAAGGAGCTGCGCCTGCGCGGCTACAACTACGGCGGCATCTTCCGCGGCATCCGCTCGTCCGACCCGCGCGGCACCTGCGGCGAGCTCGCCTGGGACGACAACTGGATCTCGTTCATGGACACCATGCTGCAGTTCGGCATCATCGGCGTGGACACGCGCGAGCTGTACCTGCCCACGCGGCTGCAGCGGGCGCTCATCGACCCCGCGGCGCAGCTGGCGGCCGTGGCGGCCAGCGGCGGCGGCACCCTGCCCGTGCGCATGCACCGCGACATCGACGTCATCAGCGCCGGCGGCATCGAGTTCCGCGGCGTCAAGACCAGCctggcgccgcgccgcgccaaCCCGCAGGCCGCGCCCAAGCTCGAGAAGTACGTGTTCCTGCCGTACGACAACACCGCCGTCGCCACCGAGGACACGTCGCGCTCCAAGCGGGACGCGCTCACCGTCAGCCTGCAGCTGGTGCTGGAGAACGCGGGCGCCCTGCGGCTCAAGCTGGGCGAGGCGGCGCTGGAGCGGCCGCCCGAGGCGCTGCTCACGCCGCTGGCCATGCAGCTGCTGGAGGCCGAGCCGCAGGTGCGCGTGGACGCCACGCTGGCGGCCgggcccgcgcccgccgcctaCGCCGCCGCGCTCAAGGACCTGGGCGTCAAGGTGCTGCCCAAGGACGGCAAGGCGGTGCCCGTGGAGAGCGACTGCCACCTGGTGCTGGCGGCCGACGTGCTGAGCCGCCACGGCGCCGGCGTGCTGGCGCAGTTGGCGGCCGCGCTGGGCGAGGGCGGCATGCTGCTGCTGGAGGAGCCGCACAAGGCGCTGGACGCGGCGGGCGCGCGCGACATGCTGGCGCAGGCGGGGCTGGCGCCCGTGTCGCGCCAGCAGGCCGCCAGCTGCGAGTACGTGCTgctgcgccgcgccgccgcgccgccggcgCAGCACGTGGTGGTGGAGGTGCCGGACGACGGCTCGTACGCCTGGGTGGAGGCGCTGCGCGACGCGCTGGCGCGGGCCGAGGCGCAGGACATGCGCGTGTACTGCGTGTCGCGTGCACCAGCGTCCGGCGTGCTGGGGCTGTGCACGTGCCTGCGCGGCGAGGCGGGCGGGCGGCGCCTGCGCTGCTACTACCTGCCGGGCGCCCGGGACGCCTTCCGGCCCGACGCGGCGCCCTACGCGGCGCAGGTGCGGCGGGACCTGGCCGTCAACGTGCTGCGCGCCGGCGTGTGGGGCAGCTACCGGCACGTGGCGCTGGGCGACGCGGCCGAGGCGCAGCTGCAGGTGGAGCACGCCTACGTCAACACGCTGACGCGCGGCGACCTGTCGTCGCTGCGCTGGATCGAGAGCCCGCTGCGCCACGCGCGTCATGTCCAGCAGTCGCCGCGCACCGACCTGTGCCGCGTGTACTGCGCGCCGCTCAACTTCCGCGACATCATGCTGGCCACCGGCAAGCTGCCGCCCGACGCGCTGCCCGGCAACCTGGCCGGCCAGGAGTGCATCCTCGGCCTGGAGTTCAGCGGCCGCTCGTCGGACGGCAAGCGCGTGATGGGCATGGTGGCGGCGTGCGGCCTGGCCAGCACCGTGCTGGCCGACAAGGGCTTCCTGTGGGAGGTGCCGGCCAAGTGGTCGCTGGAGGAGGCGGCCACGGTGCCGGTGGCGTACGCCACGGCGTACTACGCGCTGGTGGTGCGCGGGCGCATGCGGCGCGGCGAGGCCGTGCTGGTGCACGCGGGCACGGGCGGCGTGGGGCAGGCGGCCGTGGCCATCGCGCTGCACGCGGGCTGCACGGTGTACACCACGGTGGGCACGGCCGACAAGCGGGCCTTCCTGCGCGAGCGCTTCCCGACGCTGCCGCCCGAGAACATCGGCAACTCGCGCGACACGTCCTTCGAGCAGCTCATCAAGCGCCGCACGCGCGGCCGCGGCGTGGACCTGGTGCTCAACTCGCTGGCGGCCGACAAGCTGCACGCGTCCGTGCGCTGCCTGGCCGAGGGCGGCCGCTTCCTGGAGATCGGCAAGCTGGACCTGTCCAACGACACGGCGCTGGTGAGTGTCTGCCGCCGCCGCCCACCGCTGCGGAGCCCGTCGCTGCCACGGTGACACGACTGTGCTTCTGTCCGCAGGGGATGTCCATCTTCCTCAAGAACACAACTTTCCACGGCATCTTGCTGGACGCGCTGTTCGACGCGGACTCGGCGGACAGCGACAAGGCGGCCGTGGTGCGGTGCGTGACGGACGGCATCGCGTCCGGCGCCGTGCGGCCGCTGCCCGCCACCGTCTTCTCCGACCACCAGTTGGAGCAGGCCTTCAGGTCAGTCTTCTATCACCTGCTCAGTCGATTACCAATTGTTTGACTACTCTTGTGAACCCTTCCTGTATGactataaaatttacaaatGAAGTCAAAATCGATGTCATACTCGTCCAAACGTACCTCAACGCAACTTAAACTCTGATTGATTGTGCGGTTGTTTCCTAATGGCTCTcgactagagataggaatttgccgtcaaaattctatctctattaAGCAAATCAGCAGATGCACTACTCGGCAGTAAAGTAATAGCAAGGAGAGATAGTGACCGGGCTCGTTGCGCGCAGGTACATGGCGACGGGCAAGCACATCGGCAAGGTGGTGCTGCGCGTGCGCGAGGAGGAGGCGGCCGGCGCCCGGCCCGCCAGCAAGCTGGTGTCCGCCATCCCGCGCACCTACATGCATCCCGCGCGCTCCTACGTGCTGGTGGGCGGCATGGGCGGCTTCGGGCTGGAGCTGGCGCAGTGGATGGTGAAGCGCGGCGCCACGCGCCTGGTGCTGAACTCGCGCAGCGGCGTGCGCACGGGCTACCAGGCGTGGTGCATCCGGCGCTGGCGCGAGGCGGGCGTGCAGGTGTGCGTGTCCACGGCCGACGCCTGCAGCCCGGCCGGGGCCCGCGCGCTGCtgcgcgaggcggcggcgcTGGGCCCCGTGGGCGGCGTCTTCAACCTGGCCGCCGTGCTGCGCGACGCCTTCCTCGACAAGCAGACGCCCGCCGACTTCCAGGCTGTCGCTAAACCCAAGATCGACGGTGAGTTATCACGTCACCGAAAC
This genomic window contains:
- the LOC124634824 gene encoding fatty acid synthase isoform X2, with translation MPSAVTNGSRGSDDDIVLTGLSGRLPESDSIEEFAQQLFDGVDLVTADDRRWTPGLHGLPERNGKLKDLAHFDATFFGVHAKQAHLMDPQLRLLLELTHETIIDAGINPGELRGSRTGVYVGVSNSETEEMWTVDPDKINGYALTGCCRAMFPNRISYTFDLKGPSFAVDTACSSSMFALAQAATAIRAGHCDAAIVAGTNLCLKPANSLNFHRLSMLSPEGRCAAFDASGRGYVRSEAAVAVLLQRRSAARRVYCTLRGLRVNTDGAKDQGITFPSGDMQRRLAEETFAEAKLRPSDVVYVEAHGTGTKVGDPQEVNAIAELFCKGRKGPLLLGSVKSNMGHSEPASGLCSVAKVVVAMERGVIPGNLHYKNANPDIPALSDGRIKVVDRNTEWDGGLVAINSFGFGGANAHVIFESEPGGGAARTPARYAVPRVVLASGRTEDAVRELTALAAQHARDAGLHALLDAVHRHNIPGHSHRGFAVLTDPPIEECAEVESGEPRPVWFVFSGMGSQWPGMAKSLMQLPVFAASVNRSAAALRPHNIDLVKIITEAPAAAFDDVINSFVSIAAVQVALVDVLRALEIRPDGIVGHSVGEIGCAYADETLTAEQAVLAAYWRGRSIVDAKLPPGAMAAVGLSWEQCEARCPPDVVPACHNANDSVTISGPVESLEKFVATLSAEGTFARRVNSSGVAFHSKYIAAAAPLLRRSLEKVIPEPKPRSARWVSSSLPRDKWNSDLAKLSDANYHVNNLLSPVRFADAVREVPERALLVEVAPHALLQAVLKRARPAPAAHVPLVRRDAPDALAHLLAAAGRLYAAGAQPHVARLYPAVPFPVPRGTPGLASRVRWDHALEWSVAHFGSASRSGENVIEYDVSRADDGFITGHNIDGRVLFPATGYLTLVWRTMAKLHNRKPEETPIVMENIQFRRATIVSRDTPVRFLINVLDGTGEFDVCEGGAVVVTGTVRLADDPAAERLRDLDTAPPRQEDGLLPLVTDDIYKELRLRGYNYGGIFRGIRSSDPRGTCGELAWDDNWISFMDTMLQFGIIGVDTRELYLPTRLQRALIDPAAQLAAVAASGGGTLPVRMHRDIDVISAGGIEFRGVKTSLAPRRANPQAAPKLEKYVFLPYDNTAVATEDTSRSKRDALTVSLQLVLENAGALRLKLGEAALERPPEALLTPLAMQLLEAEPQVRVDATLAAGPAPAAYAAALKDLGVKVLPKDGKAVPVESDCHLVLAADVLSRHGAGVLAQLAAALGEGGMLLLEEPHKALDAAGARDMLAQAGLAPVSRQQAASCEYVLLRRAAAPPAQHVVVEVPDDGSYAWVEALRDALARAEAQDMRVYCVSRAPASGVLGLCTCLRGEAGGRRLRCYYLPGARDAFRPDAAPYAAQVRRDLAVNVLRAGVWGSYRHVALGDAAEAQLQVEHAYVNTLTRGDLSSLRWIESPLRHARHVQQSPRTDLCRVYCAPLNFRDIMLATGKLPPDALPGNLAGQECILGLEFSGRSSDGKRVMGMVAACGLASTVLADKGFLWEVPAKWSLEEAATVPVAYATAYYALVVRGRMRRGEAVLVHAGTGGVGQAAVAIALHAGCTVYTTVGTADKRAFLRERFPTLPPENIGNSRDTSFEQLIKRRTRGRGVDLVLNSLAADKLHASVRCLAEGGRFLEIGKLDLSNDTALGMSIFLKNTTFHGILLDALFDADSADSDKAAVVRCVTDGIASGAVRPLPATVFSDHQLEQAFRYMATGKHIGKVVLRVREEEAAGARPASKLVSAIPRTYMHPARSYVLVGGMGGFGLELAQWMVKRGATRLVLNSRSGVRTGYQAWCIRRWREAAALGPVGGVFNLAAVLRDAFLDKQTPADFQAVAKPKIDATKILDAATRELAPELEYFVVFSSVSCGRGNPGQSNYGLANSAMERIVEQRQADGLPGLAVQWGAIGEVGLIVETMGGDETVVGGTVPQRIASCMEALGALLALPHAVAASMVLADKRRAAAAPQQDLLHAVANILGIKDPSKVSDSANLAELGMDSLMGAEIKQTLERGYDVVLGVQEIRALTFAKLRGMAGGDDAAAGDAAPPAAGPDDQVQFAALGELMPKQALVKLPSAAAAPEQRAVFMVHPIEGVVELLRGVAAAVRAPVFGLQCTRAAPLDDMAALARHYVAHVRAQQPSPPYTILGYSFGAGVAFEMALQLEQAGCETRLVLVDGSPAYVATHTTRGKQKRTTRSAETDEADALAYFVQLFKDVDAAKVSAELERLPSWEARLARTTQLVGAAAGPHDADALAAAAGSFYRKLVIADTYKPAGRLRAPVTLFTARDNYVTLGEDYGLREVCAGPLQTQQLAGTHRTILAGDAAAAIAAHLSAMLAQ
- the LOC124634824 gene encoding fatty acid synthase isoform X1, encoding MPSAVTNGSRGSDDDIVLTGLSGRLPESDSIEEFAQQLFDGVDLVTADDRRWTPGLHGLPERNGKLKDLAHFDATFFGVHAKQAHLMDPQLRLLLELTHETIIDAGINPGELRGSRTGVYVGVSNSETEEMWTVDPDKINGYALTGCCRAMFPNRISYTFDLKGPSFAVDTACSSSMFALAQAATAIRAGHCDAAIVAGTNLCLKPANSLNFHRLSMLSPEGRCAAFDASGRGYVRSEAAVAVLLQRRSAARRVYCTLRGLRVNTDGAKDQGITFPSGDMQRRLAEETFAEAKLRPSDVVYVEAHGTGTKVGDPQEVNAIAELFCKGRKGPLLLGSVKSNMGHSEPASGLCSVAKVVVAMERGVIPGNLHYKNANPDIPALSDGRIKVVDRNTEWDGGLVAINSFGFGGANAHVIFESEPGGGAARTPARYAVPRVVLASGRTEDAVRELTALAAQHARDAGLHALLDAVHRHNIPGHSHRGFAVLTDPPIEECAEVESGEPRPVWFVFSGMGSQWPGMAKSLMQLPVFAASVNRSAAALRPHNIDLVKIITEAPAAAFDDVINSFVSIAAVQVALVDVLRALEIRPDGIVGHSVGEIGCAYADETLTAEQAVLAAYWRGRSIVDAKLPPGAMAAVGLSWEQCEARCPPDVVPACHNANDSVTISGPVESLEKFVATLSAEGTFARRVNSSGVAFHSKYIAAAAPLLRRSLEKVIPEPKPRSARWVSSSLPRDKWNSDLAKLSDANYHVNNLLSPVRFADAVREVPERALLVEVAPHALLQAVLKRARPAPAAHVPLVRRDAPDALAHLLAAAGRLYAAGAQPHVARLYPAVPFPVPRGTPGLASRVRWDHALEWSVAHFGSASRSGENVIEYDVSRADDGFITGHNIDGRVLFPATGYLTLVWRTMAKLHNRKPEETPIVMENIQFRRATIVSRDTPVRFLINVLDGTGEFDVCEGGAVVVTGTVRLADDPAAERLRDLDTAPPRQEDGLLPLVTDDIYKELRLRGYNYGGIFRGIRSSDPRGTCGELAWDDNWISFMDTMLQFGIIGVDTRELYLPTRLQRALIDPAAQLAAVAASGGGTLPVRMHRDIDVISAGGIEFRGVKTSLAPRRANPQAAPKLEKYVFLPYDNTAVATEDTSRSKRDALTVSLQLVLENAGALRLKLGEAALERPPEALLTPLAMQLLEAEPQVRVDATLAAGPAPAAYAAALKDLGVKVLPKDGKAVPVESDCHLVLAADVLSRHGAGVLAQLAAALGEGGMLLLEEPHKALDAAGARDMLAQAGLAPVSRQQAASCEYVLLRRAAAPPAQHVVVEVPDDGSYAWVEALRDALARAEAQDMRVYCVSRAPASGVLGLCTCLRGEAGGRRLRCYYLPGARDAFRPDAAPYAAQVRRDLAVNVLRAGVWGSYRHVALGDAAEAQLQVEHAYVNTLTRGDLSSLRWIESPLRHARHVQQSPRTDLCRVYCAPLNFRDIMLATGKLPPDALPGNLAGQECILGLEFSGRSSDGKRVMGMVAACGLASTVLADKGFLWEVPAKWSLEEAATVPVAYATAYYALVVRGRMRRGEAVLVHAGTGGVGQAAVAIALHAGCTVYTTVGTADKRAFLRERFPTLPPENIGNSRDTSFEQLIKRRTRGRGVDLVLNSLAADKLHASVRCLAEGGRFLEIGKLDLSNDTALGMSIFLKNTTFHGILLDALFDADSADSDKAAVVRCVTDGIASGAVRPLPATVFSDHQLEQAFRYMATGKHIGKVVLRVREEEAAGARPASKLVSAIPRTYMHPARSYVLVGGMGGFGLELAQWMVKRGATRLVLNSRSGVRTGYQAWCIRRWREAGVQVCVSTADACSPAGARALLREAAALGPVGGVFNLAAVLRDAFLDKQTPADFQAVAKPKIDATKILDAATRELAPELEYFVVFSSVSCGRGNPGQSNYGLANSAMERIVEQRQADGLPGLAVQWGAIGEVGLIVETMGGDETVVGGTVPQRIASCMEALGALLALPHAVAASMVLADKRRAAAAPQQDLLHAVANILGIKDPSKVSDSANLAELGMDSLMGAEIKQTLERGYDVVLGVQEIRALTFAKLRGMAGGDDAAAGDAAPPAAGPDDQVQFAALGELMPKQALVKLPSAAAAPEQRAVFMVHPIEGVVELLRGVAAAVRAPVFGLQCTRAAPLDDMAALARHYVAHVRAQQPSPPYTILGYSFGAGVAFEMALQLEQAGCETRLVLVDGSPAYVATHTTRGKQKRTTRSAETDEADALAYFVQLFKDVDAAKVSAELERLPSWEARLARTTQLVGAAAGPHDADALAAAAGSFYRKLVIADTYKPAGRLRAPVTLFTARDNYVTLGEDYGLREVCAGPLQTQQLAGTHRTILAGDAAAAIAAHLSAMLAQ